AAAAATCTCATAATTTATAGTTTTATAGTGTTTTTAAGTACTTCGTCTCCTCTTATAATTTGTTCTTTTGGATTTGAAAAATCTTTTTTATCAAATTGAATGTTTTCACTTTTTGTTCCTAAAATTTTCACAGGTAATTTACTGTTTTTAAAGGCAAAGTCGGTCACAATAATATTTTTACTGTTATATAAAGTAAGTGCATAACCATTGGAAGCAGTAATATTTACATTTGATAAAGTAATACCTTCTGCATCAATAGCAGTAATACCTTTTTTAGTTTCAAAAACGGAGTTTTTAAGTGATACATTTTTTAGGCTCATTTCTGGTAGTCCCATAAAAAACACAGCTGTGTTAGAGTTTGATACTCTTATGTTTTGCATGTGTATGTTTTTAAAAGAAGGGGTTTTTTCGGTTACCGCCATTAGAGTTTCGTCTCGTTTTTCATCGTCGGCATTTTGATCGTCTTCCAAAACAGGCGAGTTACCTCCGTAAAACATATTAAACCGTATAGCTTCGGTTGGAATATGTATCATATCAATATTAGAAATATAAATATTTTCAACAATGCCACCTCTTCCACGAGTGCTTTTAAATCGTAAACCAACATCTGTACCAATAAAAGTGCAATTAGAAACATGCACATTTTTAACACCACCAGACATTTCGCTACCAATAACAAATCCACCATGAGCATGATATACGATGTTGTTTTTTACGATAACATTTTCGGTAGGCATACCTCGATCTCTGCCATCTTTATCTTTGCCCGATTTAAAGCAAATAGCATCATCACCAACGTCGAAAGTGTTATTGTAAACCAAAGCATTTTTACAGGATTCTAGATCTAAACCATCACCGTTCTGCGAATACCATGGGTTTTTTACGTTAAGATTTCTAATAAT
The nucleotide sequence above comes from Flavobacteriaceae bacterium HL-DH10. Encoded proteins:
- a CDS encoding glycoside hydrolase family 28 protein: MKNIQLHTFLVLIILAITLPISAQKNIISINETNIYEGIEFSMPKVNTTSFPDYQVSITDFGAITGGIVKNTDAFAKAINDVSIKGGGQIIVPRGIWLTGPITFKSNINLHLEDGALIVFSDDFDDYPIVKTSFEGLNTVRCISPINANNVENIAITGHGTIDGSGDAWRPVKRSKMTDSQWKNLVNSGGVLSQNGKIWFPSQSSKKGYESSTNFNVPDLINDDELQSVKDFLRPVMVSIVSCKKVLLDGPTFQNSPAWNIHPLMCEDVIIRNLNVKNPWYSQNGDGLDLESCKNALVYNNTFDVGDDAICFKSGKDKDGRDRGMPTENVIVKNNIVYHAHGGFVIGSEMSGGVKNVHVSNCTFIGTDVGLRFKSTRGRGGIVENIYISNIDMIHIPTEAIRFNMFYGGNSPVLEDDQNADDEKRDETLMAVTEKTPSFKNIHMQNIRVSNSNTAVFFMGLPEMSLKNVSLKNSVFETKKGITAIDAEGITLSNVNITASNGYALTLYNSKNIIVTDFAFKNSKLPVKILGTKSENIQFDKKDFSNPKEQIIRGDEVLKNTIKL